In Polynucleobacter sp. es-EL-1, the following are encoded in one genomic region:
- the gatA gene encoding Asp-tRNA(Asn)/Glu-tRNA(Gln) amidotransferase subunit GatA has product MSWSQTPIALMAKALAAKEVSSTELTKYFLDRIEAEKRFNAYLDVSAHLSLEQASKADSLIASGKAGKLTGIPIAHKDVFVTRGWKSTAASKMLEGYLSPFDATVVANLGIPGENNPNGAGMVCLGKTNMDEFAMGSSNENSAYGPVLNPWNCDYVAGGSSGGSAAAVAAGLAPIATGTDTGGSIRQPAAFCGLTGIKPSYGRVSRYGMIAYASSLDQAGPMGKTAEDCALLLTAMSSHDPRDSTSLADSGEDYGRYLTQAWQAGNGNTAKPLEGLRIGLPKEFFAEGLAQDVANSVNAAAKALEALGAQLVEVSLPKTKLSIPVYYVLAPAEASSNLSRFDGVRYGHRANEYRDLADMYKKSRTEGFGAEVRRRILIGTYVLSHGYYDAYYLQAQKIRRIIAADFQAAFEKCDVILGPVAPDVAWRLGEKSKDPVQMYLEDIYTLSTNLAGLPAMSVPCGFNANNLPIGMQLIGNYFSEARLLQVAHQYQQASDWHLRIASEVA; this is encoded by the coding sequence ATGAGTTGGAGCCAAACCCCCATCGCCTTAATGGCGAAAGCCTTAGCCGCTAAAGAGGTCTCAAGTACTGAATTAACAAAGTACTTTTTAGATCGAATTGAGGCGGAAAAGCGCTTCAATGCATACCTTGATGTAAGTGCTCACTTAAGTTTAGAGCAAGCATCTAAAGCTGATTCTTTAATTGCCTCGGGAAAGGCTGGAAAATTAACCGGAATTCCCATAGCCCATAAAGATGTCTTTGTTACCCGCGGTTGGAAGTCAACTGCAGCCTCCAAAATGCTCGAGGGATACCTTAGCCCATTCGATGCCACTGTGGTCGCAAATTTGGGCATTCCAGGCGAAAACAATCCCAATGGTGCTGGCATGGTTTGCTTGGGCAAGACCAATATGGACGAGTTCGCTATGGGCTCTTCCAATGAAAATTCAGCTTATGGACCAGTCTTAAATCCTTGGAATTGCGACTATGTCGCTGGTGGGTCTTCAGGTGGTTCCGCCGCCGCTGTGGCAGCTGGATTAGCGCCAATTGCAACAGGAACCGATACTGGCGGCTCAATCCGTCAGCCGGCAGCATTTTGTGGCTTGACCGGCATTAAACCCAGTTATGGGCGTGTATCACGCTACGGCATGATTGCATATGCATCCTCTTTGGATCAAGCTGGTCCAATGGGTAAAACCGCGGAAGACTGCGCCCTGCTGCTCACCGCGATGTCATCGCATGATCCACGTGACTCCACATCCTTGGCGGACTCTGGTGAGGACTATGGTCGTTACCTGACACAGGCCTGGCAAGCGGGCAATGGGAATACAGCAAAACCATTAGAAGGATTACGTATTGGTTTGCCAAAAGAATTCTTTGCCGAAGGCTTGGCTCAAGATGTAGCGAACTCAGTTAATGCTGCAGCAAAAGCCTTAGAAGCATTGGGTGCGCAATTAGTTGAGGTGAGCTTGCCCAAAACAAAACTCTCAATACCGGTGTATTACGTGCTGGCACCAGCTGAAGCATCCAGTAATTTAAGCCGCTTTGATGGTGTGCGTTATGGACATCGTGCCAATGAATATCGCGACTTGGCAGACATGTACAAAAAATCACGTACTGAAGGTTTTGGAGCTGAAGTCAGGCGTCGTATCTTAATTGGCACCTACGTCCTTTCCCACGGTTACTACGACGCCTACTATTTACAGGCGCAAAAAATTCGTCGCATTATTGCTGCAGATTTTCAAGCAGCATTTGAAAAGTGTGATGTGATCTTGGGACCAGTAGCACCAGATGTAGCGTGGCGTCTTGGTGAAAAATCAAAAGATCCGGTGCAAATGTATTTAGAAGATATCTATACGCTTTCCACGAACCTGGCGGGCTTACCGGCTATGAGTGTTCCGTGTGGGTTTAATGCAAATAATTTACCGATTGGCATGCAGTTGATTGGCAACTATTTTTCTGAGGCGCGCCTGTTGCAAGTGGCCCATCAATATCAGCAAGCCAGTGATTGGCATTTGCGCATTGCAAGCGAGGTGGCATGA
- the gatC gene encoding Asp-tRNA(Asn)/Glu-tRNA(Gln) amidotransferase subunit GatC — translation MKLDDVQRIAHLSSLELNQAEAEAVLPQLQAIFALVEQMQAVDTSGLEPLAHPILFLRDLAQPMRADAVTESDHRAENIQSAPAVQDGYFLVPKVIE, via the coding sequence ATGAAACTTGATGATGTCCAGCGCATTGCGCACCTTTCCAGTCTTGAGTTAAATCAAGCAGAAGCCGAGGCGGTATTGCCTCAATTACAGGCTATTTTTGCCTTGGTTGAGCAAATGCAAGCGGTTGATACCAGTGGTCTTGAGCCCCTGGCTCACCCTATTCTCTTTTTACGTGATTTGGCGCAGCCCATGCGTGCAGATGCTGTAACCGAATCTGATCATCGCGCCGAGAACATACAATCGGCCCCTGCGGTTCAGGATGGCTATTTCTTAGTTCCAAAGGTGATTGAATGA
- a CDS encoding rod shape-determining protein, whose protein sequence is MFGFFRSYFSNDLAIDLGTANTLIYMRDRGIVLDEPSVVAIRTEGGPSGKKTILAVGKEAKAMLGRVPGNIEAIRPMKDGVIADFTITEQMLKQFIKMVHESKLLKPSPRIIICVPCGSTQVERRAIRESALGAGASQVYLIEEPMAAAIGAGLPVSEAAGSMVVDIGGGTTEVGVMSLGGMVYKGSVRVGGDKFDEAITNYIRRNYGMLIGEQTAELIKKTIGSAFPGQEVREMEVKGRNLSEGIPRSFTVTSNEVLEALTDPLNQIVTAVKAALEQIPPELASDIADRGMMLTGGGALLRDLDRLLLEETGLPIHIAEDPLTCVARGCGIALERMDKLGGVFSQE, encoded by the coding sequence ATGTTTGGTTTTTTCCGCAGCTACTTTTCGAATGACCTGGCCATCGACCTAGGTACCGCCAACACCTTAATTTATATGCGTGATCGGGGTATTGTGCTTGATGAGCCGTCAGTGGTGGCAATTCGCACAGAAGGCGGTCCCAGTGGCAAAAAAACCATTTTGGCGGTCGGAAAAGAAGCAAAAGCCATGTTGGGACGTGTTCCAGGCAATATTGAGGCAATTCGCCCAATGAAAGACGGCGTTATTGCCGATTTCACGATTACCGAGCAAATGCTCAAGCAATTTATCAAAATGGTGCATGAGAGCAAGCTTTTAAAACCAAGCCCACGCATCATTATTTGCGTACCTTGCGGCTCAACTCAAGTTGAACGTCGTGCGATTCGTGAATCCGCCTTAGGGGCAGGCGCCTCACAAGTGTATTTAATTGAGGAACCGATGGCTGCTGCAATTGGAGCTGGCTTGCCTGTTTCCGAAGCTGCTGGCTCAATGGTCGTTGACATCGGTGGCGGTACAACTGAAGTTGGCGTGATGTCATTAGGCGGGATGGTTTACAAAGGCTCCGTTCGTGTTGGTGGCGATAAATTTGATGAAGCAATTACCAACTACATTCGCCGTAACTACGGCATGTTAATTGGTGAGCAAACCGCCGAGTTAATCAAGAAAACCATTGGCTCTGCATTCCCAGGTCAAGAAGTGCGTGAGATGGAAGTGAAGGGGCGTAATCTTTCTGAAGGTATTCCACGCAGCTTCACAGTGACGAGCAATGAAGTTCTGGAAGCTTTGACAGATCCATTAAATCAAATTGTGACTGCCGTTAAAGCAGCGCTTGAACAAATTCCACCTGAGCTGGCATCGGATATTGCTGACCGGGGCATGATGCTAACCGGTGGTGGCGCACTATTGCGTGACCTCGATCGCTTACTGCTCGAAGAAACTGGGTTGCCCATTCATATCGCTGAAGATCCACTGACTTGCGTTGCTCGTGGTTGCGGTATTGCACTTGAGCGCATGGACAAGCTGGGTGGCGTGTTCTCACAAGAGTAA
- the mreC gene encoding rod shape-determining protein MreC — translation MQHSAPPLFRQGVPALVKLIVCLSISIALMLVDFRYKTLDPIRNHVNWLLRPLEYVMMMPRNVYEATAEYFTTRSTLDKENQEMKVRQAELSLLANQSEFLLVENQNLRQLMDLQKQVPFKTLPVEILFNPPNPISQRIVINRGSNDGLKLGNPIANDSGILGQVVRIYDRSAEVSLLEDRDFAVPVQVARNGLRAAVFGAGRGNPLELRYLPVASDLEVGDVLITSGIDGIYPPGFAVAVISRIERNADKNSSNVFCVPIAPVNRYRQALALLYDPQWDAKASSASGKPGAPTSNTPGRRQTRTRGMQ, via the coding sequence TTGCAACATAGCGCTCCTCCTCTTTTCAGACAAGGCGTTCCGGCTTTAGTCAAACTGATTGTCTGCTTATCGATCAGCATCGCACTGATGTTGGTCGATTTTCGTTATAAAACACTTGATCCTATCCGCAATCATGTGAATTGGCTCTTGCGCCCACTTGAGTACGTCATGATGATGCCTCGCAATGTTTATGAGGCAACAGCAGAGTACTTCACAACACGTAGTACCCTCGATAAAGAAAACCAAGAGATGAAAGTGCGCCAAGCGGAGTTATCTTTGCTTGCCAATCAATCCGAATTTCTATTGGTAGAGAATCAAAATTTACGGCAGTTAATGGATTTGCAAAAACAAGTGCCATTCAAAACTCTGCCAGTTGAAATCTTATTCAATCCACCCAATCCTATTTCTCAACGCATTGTCATCAATCGCGGAAGCAATGATGGTCTGAAACTAGGTAACCCCATTGCCAATGACTCGGGCATTTTGGGACAAGTCGTGCGTATCTATGATCGCTCTGCAGAAGTGTCTCTATTAGAAGATCGTGACTTTGCAGTACCCGTCCAAGTAGCACGCAATGGCTTAAGGGCGGCAGTATTTGGGGCTGGGCGCGGCAACCCTCTGGAGTTGCGCTACCTCCCCGTTGCCAGTGATTTGGAGGTGGGAGATGTATTAATCACCTCAGGTATCGACGGAATATATCCGCCTGGGTTTGCAGTCGCGGTGATTAGTCGTATTGAGCGTAATGCAGATAAAAATTCTTCAAACGTATTTTGTGTGCCAATTGCGCCTGTCAATCGCTATCGCCAAGCGCTAGCCTTACTCTACGATCCTCAGTGGGATGCCAAAGCCTCTTCAGCTTCTGGAAAGCCGGGAGCGCCAACCAGCAATACACCTGGTCGTCGCCAAACACGCACGCGAGGCATGCAATGA
- the mreD gene encoding rod shape-determining protein MreD: protein MIDFQSGYILRPVNPVFIYFSLLCALLLNLLPIGNYGWIPDWLIICIVFWNIHQHRYVGVITAFILGLLMDVHNSDLLGLHAFSYSLVAYLAITWHRRIIALSVLIQALHLFPIFILVSLFPVLAHWLLSGEVYWWALTGVIQATIEALLWPVATRILLSPQRRPIDVDHNRPI from the coding sequence ATGATTGATTTTCAGAGCGGCTATATTCTGCGCCCGGTCAATCCGGTCTTTATTTACTTCAGCCTGCTTTGCGCACTGCTGTTGAATCTATTGCCAATTGGCAATTACGGCTGGATACCAGATTGGCTCATTATTTGTATTGTTTTTTGGAATATTCATCAACATCGCTATGTTGGCGTGATCACTGCATTTATTCTTGGCTTACTAATGGATGTGCACAACTCAGACCTATTGGGCTTGCATGCGTTTAGCTACTCCTTGGTGGCTTATCTTGCAATTACATGGCATCGGCGCATCATTGCTCTATCAGTACTTATTCAAGCCCTGCACCTCTTCCCCATCTTCATATTGGTTTCTCTATTTCCAGTGCTGGCTCATTGGCTATTAAGTGGAGAAGTCTACTGGTGGGCGCTGACCGGCGTCATTCAAGCCACGATTGAAGCATTACTATGGCCAGTGGCAACACGAATTTTGCTGTCGCCACAGCGTCGTCCTATTGACGTTGATCACAATCGTCCCATCTAA
- the mrdA gene encoding penicillin-binding protein 2: protein MVSFKKPDLDSFQERIHIATIFVTFCFLLLITRLVWLQLVSHGKYALLAENNRIALVPAPANRGLLIDRNGIVIGRNYSALTLDVNAEEVKGNVDDLIDELSQIVLISPRDRRNFKRSLEDSRKMGTFPLRSMLTEAETARFMANRYRFPGVEIRARSFREYPYNELASHLIGYIGRVSQKDRERMQTEIENAKADDPNALQTSFLPGIQYVGKIGLEQSYESVLRGTPGYDQVEITAGGKPVRTLSSSPSIPGKNVILSVDIKLQYLVEQLYGNFRGAFVAIEPETGDILAFVSKPNFNPNDFVEGIDAVTWKELNDSPQKPLYNRPLKGIYPPGSTYKPFMALAALETNKRTPSQSISDPGYFEFGNHVFRDDKKGGHGIVDMQKSIVESCDTYYYLLARDMGVNMMHDFMKPFGFGQITGIDLQGESKGVLPSTEWKKKAFKKPEQQKWYEGETISLGIGQGYNAFTILQLAHAMANLANNGIVMKPHLVKAIEDPFTRHRELTTPKESYRIELKPENIEVIKKAMVEVNNTGTSASVFKGTTYQVGGKTGTAQVFSLNSKEYHHGSTAEFLRDHALYVAFAPAEKPTIVIAMVVENAGFGAQHAAPIARKALDFYIEGKWPKEIPEWKRAP, encoded by the coding sequence ATGGTTTCCTTTAAAAAACCAGATCTCGATTCGTTTCAAGAGCGAATTCATATTGCGACTATTTTTGTCACTTTTTGCTTTTTACTACTGATTACGCGCTTGGTGTGGCTACAACTTGTCAGTCATGGCAAGTACGCTTTATTGGCTGAAAATAATCGTATTGCACTCGTTCCTGCGCCGGCCAACCGAGGTTTACTGATTGACCGAAATGGTATTGTGATTGGCCGAAACTACTCTGCGCTAACGTTAGATGTCAACGCAGAGGAAGTGAAGGGCAATGTTGATGACTTGATCGATGAGCTTTCTCAGATCGTCTTGATTTCCCCAAGAGATCGCCGTAATTTCAAGCGCTCCCTAGAAGATTCGCGAAAAATGGGTACATTTCCCCTTAGATCCATGCTAACTGAGGCTGAAACAGCCCGATTTATGGCCAATCGCTATCGCTTTCCTGGGGTTGAAATCCGCGCCCGAAGCTTTCGTGAGTACCCCTATAACGAGTTAGCCTCCCATTTAATTGGCTATATTGGGCGCGTTTCTCAAAAAGATAGAGAACGCATGCAGACTGAAATAGAGAATGCGAAGGCTGATGATCCGAATGCCCTGCAGACTTCATTCTTACCTGGCATTCAGTACGTTGGGAAAATTGGTTTAGAGCAAAGCTACGAATCTGTTTTACGCGGCACGCCTGGATATGACCAAGTAGAAATTACGGCGGGCGGAAAACCTGTACGCACACTATCAAGCTCGCCCTCGATACCCGGAAAAAATGTCATTCTCTCTGTCGATATCAAATTGCAATATTTGGTAGAGCAGCTGTATGGAAATTTCCGTGGTGCATTTGTTGCGATTGAACCAGAGACTGGCGATATTCTGGCATTTGTATCTAAACCCAACTTTAATCCCAATGATTTTGTTGAGGGTATTGATGCTGTTACCTGGAAAGAACTCAACGACTCGCCACAAAAACCACTCTACAACCGTCCACTTAAAGGTATTTATCCACCAGGGTCAACATATAAACCATTCATGGCTCTAGCTGCACTAGAAACTAATAAACGCACGCCATCACAAAGCATTTCAGATCCAGGTTACTTTGAATTTGGCAATCATGTCTTTCGTGACGATAAAAAAGGTGGCCATGGCATTGTTGATATGCAAAAGTCGATTGTTGAATCTTGTGACACCTACTACTACTTACTAGCACGTGATATGGGCGTGAATATGATGCATGATTTCATGAAGCCATTTGGCTTCGGGCAAATTACTGGCATTGATTTACAGGGTGAGTCAAAAGGCGTTCTTCCATCTACTGAGTGGAAAAAAAAGGCCTTCAAGAAACCAGAGCAACAAAAATGGTATGAAGGTGAAACCATTTCACTTGGAATTGGTCAAGGCTATAACGCATTCACCATTCTGCAGTTAGCACATGCCATGGCTAACTTAGCAAACAATGGCATCGTCATGAAACCCCATTTAGTAAAAGCGATTGAAGATCCATTTACCCGGCACAGAGAATTAACCACACCCAAAGAAAGTTACCGCATTGAACTCAAGCCTGAAAATATTGAAGTCATTAAGAAGGCAATGGTTGAAGTGAACAATACAGGAACATCAGCCTCAGTGTTTAAAGGCACCACTTACCAAGTAGGTGGCAAGACGGGAACGGCGCAAGTGTTTAGTTTGAATTCAAAAGAATATCATCACGGATCTACTGCAGAGTTTTTGCGGGACCATGCTTTATATGTTGCTTTTGCGCCTGCTGAAAAACCAACTATTGTGATTGCAATGGTTGTAGAGAACGCAGGATTTGGCGCACAACATGCTGCGCCTATTGCTCGAAAAGCATTGGATTTTTATATCGAAGGTAAGTGGCCTAAGGAGATTCCTGAATGGAAAAGAGCACCCTAG
- the rodA gene encoding rod shape-determining protein RodA, translating to MEKSTLGTFKKIFFAIFSGLDRQLGLILLALATVGFLTFLSASQDTPVRFQDELRNLALSFIVMWIVSRIPPKWLEMAAVWIYSIGVALLIAVAVFGLIKKGARRWLNIGFVIQPSELMKIAMPLMLAWYFQKREGIQKSWDYAVAAIILGIPVLLIARQPDLGTSLLVFAAGMYVIILAGLPWKWILPFIGLGALGIILIIIFGSTICAQDVVWPFVHTYQKHRVCTLLDPTSDPLGKGFHTIQSMIAIGSGGFFGKGWFQGTQTHLEFIPEKHTDFIFAVYSEEFGLLGNIILLALFFALIKRGLAISASAPNLFTRLLGASVTLIFFTYAFVNIGMVSGLLPIVGVPLPFISYGGTALVTLGFGAGILMSIHRHRRLVQS from the coding sequence ATGGAAAAGAGCACCCTAGGAACATTTAAAAAAATATTCTTCGCAATTTTTAGCGGACTTGATCGCCAGCTAGGCCTTATTCTGCTTGCCTTAGCAACAGTTGGCTTCCTAACCTTTTTATCTGCCAGTCAAGATACGCCCGTACGATTTCAAGATGAACTTCGTAATCTAGCGCTATCTTTTATAGTCATGTGGATCGTATCGCGCATTCCTCCAAAGTGGTTGGAGATGGCTGCTGTTTGGATTTATAGCATCGGAGTCGCTTTGCTCATCGCCGTGGCAGTCTTTGGCCTAATTAAAAAAGGCGCGCGACGCTGGCTCAATATTGGCTTTGTCATTCAGCCTTCTGAGCTTATGAAAATTGCTATGCCATTAATGTTGGCATGGTACTTTCAAAAGCGTGAAGGCATTCAAAAATCGTGGGACTATGCAGTAGCGGCAATCATTCTTGGCATTCCTGTTTTACTCATTGCCCGCCAACCAGATTTAGGAACCTCATTATTGGTTTTTGCTGCAGGCATGTACGTGATCATTCTCGCTGGACTGCCCTGGAAATGGATCTTGCCATTTATTGGTCTAGGTGCACTGGGCATCATTTTGATTATTATTTTTGGCAGCACGATTTGTGCGCAAGATGTCGTGTGGCCATTTGTACACACTTATCAAAAACATAGAGTATGTACATTGCTTGATCCAACTAGTGATCCTCTTGGAAAGGGTTTTCATACCATTCAATCGATGATTGCAATCGGATCTGGTGGTTTTTTTGGTAAGGGTTGGTTCCAGGGAACTCAAACGCATCTTGAATTTATTCCAGAAAAACATACGGACTTTATTTTTGCTGTTTATTCAGAGGAGTTTGGACTTCTAGGCAATATCATTTTATTGGCTCTGTTTTTTGCCCTCATTAAAAGAGGCTTGGCCATTTCTGCTAGTGCGCCCAATTTGTTCACGCGCTTACTCGGAGCTTCGGTAACCTTAATTTTCTTTACTTATGCTTTTGTCAATATTGGCATGGTCAGTGGTTTGCTACCCATTGTAGGGGTTCCGCTACCATTTATTAGCTATGGTGGAACTGCGCTAGTAACACTGGGATTTGGTGCCGGTATTTTGATGAGTATTCACCGCCATCGAAGATTGGTGCAAAGCTAA
- a CDS encoding HU family DNA-binding protein: protein MCADINIYKELHLNKAELIAAIADDAEISKAKAEFALNSAIEQIIKAVTKGDSVQLIGFGTFASGKRAARMGRNPKTGEPLKIAAAKTVKFSAGKAFKDSVNKRKK, encoded by the coding sequence ATGTGCGCTGACATCAATATATATAAGGAGCTCCACTTGAACAAAGCAGAACTAATCGCAGCGATTGCTGACGATGCTGAGATCTCAAAAGCCAAAGCTGAATTTGCATTAAATTCTGCTATTGAGCAAATCATTAAAGCTGTTACTAAAGGCGACTCAGTACAACTGATCGGCTTCGGTACTTTTGCTTCTGGTAAGCGCGCTGCACGTATGGGCCGCAACCCAAAAACTGGCGAGCCACTTAAAATCGCCGCTGCTAAAACTGTTAAGTTTTCTGCTGGTAAGGCATTTAAAGATTCAGTGAACAAGCGTAAGAAGTAA
- a CDS encoding aspartyl/asparaginyl beta-hydroxylase domain-containing protein, translating to MEFRHLVFLIFVVSAVYVYFRGKVRFGLVRSLTDYQVLLAPINSLLYLFSKTKAGAFIPPKDFPEMQILQDNWQIIRDEALALNADGAIAAATGYNDIGFNSFFRTGWKRFHLYWYGKEMPSAQANCPKTVALLKSIPSVKAAMFASLPPGATLVRHRDPYAGSLRYHIGLVTPNDPKCFIDVDGERYYWKDGEPVMFDETYIHYAANETDHQRIVLFCDVERPVYTKPVQLLNRWFGRYVMSAASSQNVEGEQVGFVNVLFKYFYHLRAQAKKLKATHRQIYYIGKWVLILGILWAIFW from the coding sequence ATGGAATTTCGTCATCTTGTCTTTTTGATCTTTGTTGTCTCAGCTGTTTATGTTTATTTCAGGGGCAAGGTGCGATTTGGCTTAGTGCGCTCCCTTACCGACTACCAAGTCCTGTTGGCCCCAATTAACAGCCTACTGTATCTTTTTTCCAAAACCAAAGCGGGCGCTTTTATTCCGCCCAAAGACTTTCCTGAAATGCAAATCCTTCAGGATAATTGGCAAATCATTCGCGATGAAGCGCTAGCCTTAAACGCAGATGGCGCCATTGCTGCCGCAACTGGCTATAACGATATTGGTTTTAATTCTTTCTTTAGAACTGGCTGGAAACGTTTTCACCTGTACTGGTACGGCAAAGAAATGCCTTCGGCACAGGCCAATTGCCCCAAAACAGTTGCACTACTAAAGTCTATTCCATCCGTAAAAGCGGCGATGTTTGCCTCTCTACCGCCTGGAGCTACGCTCGTTCGACACCGCGATCCCTATGCGGGATCTTTGCGTTATCACATTGGCCTGGTCACACCAAATGATCCTAAATGCTTTATTGACGTTGATGGAGAGCGCTATTACTGGAAAGACGGCGAACCAGTGATGTTTGACGAAACCTACATTCATTACGCAGCCAATGAAACAGATCATCAGCGTATCGTGCTCTTTTGTGATGTAGAGCGTCCGGTTTATACAAAGCCTGTTCAATTACTTAATCGCTGGTTTGGACGTTATGTCATGAGCGCCGCATCATCACAAAACGTGGAAGGCGAGCAGGTTGGATTTGTTAATGTGCTATTTAAATATTTTTATCACCTGAGAGCACAAGCAAAAAAACTAAAGGCAACACATCGCCAGATCTATTACATCGGCAAATGGGTGCTGATTTTAGGAATTCTATGGGCAATATTTTGGTAG
- a CDS encoding DUF167 domain-containing protein, translating into MIANWLKQTPTGIVLNLYCQPGAKQTKIVGLHDGCLKISLQALAADNKANEMLLAWLSKQLKVPQKQIQFLSGQSSRKKRLEVWGSITPEQIMEILSP; encoded by the coding sequence ATGATAGCGAATTGGTTAAAACAAACCCCCACAGGAATTGTGCTTAACCTGTACTGTCAGCCTGGCGCGAAACAGACCAAGATAGTGGGTTTACATGACGGGTGCTTGAAAATTTCTCTTCAGGCGCTGGCTGCTGATAATAAAGCAAATGAAATGCTGCTAGCTTGGCTTTCAAAACAACTTAAAGTTCCACAAAAGCAAATTCAATTTCTTTCAGGCCAAAGCAGTCGAAAAAAGAGGTTGGAAGTTTGGGGCTCCATTACGCCCGAACAAATTATGGAAATACTCAGTCCTTAG
- the can gene encoding carbonate dehydratase, whose amino-acid sequence MITKNSKALEQLFSNNRSWAEAMIAQDPDFFQRLVSQQAPEYLWIGCADSRVPANDIVNLLPGELFVHRNIANVVVHTDLNCLSVIQFAIDLLKVKHILVVGHYGCSGVHAAMTDKRVGLADNWLRHVKDVHQKHERYLGELIPSPKRHDRLCELNVIEQVVNVCETTIVQDAWARGQDLTVHGWTYRLETGLVNDLGMSISSPEEMNIRYAKSLSRYDAA is encoded by the coding sequence ATGATAACGAAAAACTCTAAAGCGCTTGAGCAGTTATTTAGCAACAATCGTTCTTGGGCAGAAGCGATGATTGCACAAGATCCTGATTTCTTTCAGCGCTTAGTTTCTCAGCAGGCGCCTGAATATCTTTGGATTGGTTGTGCAGATAGTCGTGTACCTGCAAATGACATCGTTAACCTGCTACCAGGCGAATTGTTTGTCCATCGCAATATTGCTAACGTCGTTGTGCACACCGATTTAAATTGCTTATCCGTCATTCAATTTGCAATTGACTTATTAAAAGTAAAGCACATTTTGGTGGTCGGGCACTATGGCTGTTCCGGTGTTCATGCCGCGATGACAGATAAGCGCGTAGGCCTTGCTGATAATTGGTTACGTCATGTTAAAGATGTTCATCAAAAACATGAGCGCTATCTTGGAGAGCTCATTCCGAGCCCCAAACGCCATGATCGCTTATGCGAACTCAATGTCATTGAGCAAGTAGTCAATGTCTGCGAAACTACCATCGTACAAGATGCCTGGGCAAGAGGCCAGGACCTGACGGTACATGGTTGGACATATCGCTTAGAGACAGGCTTAGTAAATGACCTAGGTATGTCGATTAGCTCGCCTGAGGAAATGAATATCCGCTACGCTAAATCTCTCTCACGCTACGACGCTGCATAA
- a CDS encoding lipid A biosynthesis acyltransferase, whose amino-acid sequence MFKNLSNYSGVALLRFLVSLPYKVLIAIGYGLGLLASYIPTDRNRVVQKNLQLCFPELSDAEIDQLRKKHWRLLGRSMVEKSIIWLGSKKQLRDMIEVHSEVDLSDRKPRILVNMHFIGIEGSIILSALSEEKGWPRTSGFFQRMKNPFFNQKIIEWRNRFGGNSIDRQGNSLELIREIRKGSFIIIAPDIDLGLKDSTFVPFFDIQTNTITAVSRLAKITGAQVCMMITTLKKDEAGYLCSISKPLENFPTDDPQADTARLNQIFEKEIRLRPAEYYWVHKRFKNRPFNEASPY is encoded by the coding sequence TTGTTTAAAAACCTATCCAATTATTCTGGGGTTGCACTTCTCAGGTTCCTCGTGTCACTTCCTTATAAAGTCCTCATTGCGATTGGCTATGGTTTAGGTTTGCTCGCCTCATATATTCCCACTGATCGCAATCGTGTCGTACAAAAAAATCTTCAACTCTGTTTTCCTGAATTAAGTGATGCAGAAATTGATCAACTCAGAAAAAAACATTGGCGGCTTCTAGGAAGAAGCATGGTTGAAAAAAGCATCATTTGGCTGGGTAGCAAAAAGCAGCTTCGCGATATGATTGAAGTCCATTCAGAGGTGGATTTAAGCGATAGAAAACCAAGAATATTGGTCAATATGCATTTCATTGGCATTGAAGGGAGCATCATCCTTAGCGCACTCTCTGAAGAAAAAGGGTGGCCAAGAACCTCTGGCTTTTTTCAACGAATGAAGAATCCTTTTTTTAATCAAAAAATTATTGAATGGCGCAATCGCTTTGGCGGTAATTCCATTGATCGTCAAGGGAACTCGCTTGAGCTCATTCGAGAAATTCGCAAGGGCAGCTTCATCATCATTGCGCCAGATATTGATTTGGGACTAAAAGACTCTACTTTTGTACCTTTTTTTGATATTCAAACCAATACCATTACGGCAGTATCTAGGCTAGCCAAAATCACAGGCGCACAAGTTTGCATGATGATTACCACCCTTAAAAAAGATGAAGCTGGCTATCTTTGCTCAATCAGTAAGCCATTAGAAAACTTTCCTACCGACGACCCTCAGGCCGATACTGCCAGACTCAATCAAATCTTTGAAAAAGAAATTCGTTTGCGCCCGGCTGAATACTACTGGGTTCATAAACGCTTTAAAAATCGTCCCTTTAACGAAGCCAGCCCCTACTAG